In Lotus japonicus ecotype B-129 chromosome 5, LjGifu_v1.2, one genomic interval encodes:
- the LOC130717428 gene encoding auxin response factor 5-like produces MASVEEKIKTGGVGVGVGVGVVGGQTQTQNLVAEMKLLKDCGVRRTLNSELWHACAGPLVSLPQVGSLVYYFPQGHSEQVAASTRRTATSQIPNYPSLQSQLLCQVQNVTLHADKETDEIYAQMSLQPVNSEKEVFPISDFGTKQSKHPSEFFCKTLTASDTSTHGGFSVPRRAAEKLFPQLDYTIQPPTQELVVRDLHDNTWTFRHIYRGQPKRHLLTTGWSLFVGSKRLRAGDSVLFIRDEISQLRVGVRRANRQQTTLPSSVLSADSMHIGVLAAAAHAAANRSPFTIFYNPRACPSEFVIPLAKYRKAVYASQLSVGMRFGMMFETEESGKRRYMGTIVGINDVDPLRWPGSKWRNIQVEWDEPGCGDKQNRVSVWDIETPESLFIFPSLTSSLKRPLQSGLLENEWGTLLRKPFIKAPESGAMELSSSIPNLYQEQLMKMLFKPQAVNNNGAFPSLMQQESAATRGPLQVDNQNVHLASTGSMTLKNPCSQSSQNSQTTLLKSDQPEKLHPQPRIDNHLTSGTVTDNKSRLESEVLDHVLDFPSMEGCKIEKMVTNPINPQNLASHLTINNQNQNPLLPQSSTWPMQHTQLESSLSYPQVIDMSQSDSAIVNGTLPQLDIEEWMAYSSCQPFAGQNRSNGPFSDFQEHASLQAQVVNNPSLTSTNQEVLDHYVKNLKFFSQADQLTSIYGFNGISSSNNLRDLSSESNNQSEICVNVDVSNSVNTTTVDPSTTSSTILDEFCTMKERDFQHPQECMVGNLSCSQDGQSQITSASLAESHAFCLRDNSGGTSSSHVDFDDSSLLQNNSWQQGSTPIRTYTKVQKAGSVGRSIDVTTFKNYEELIRAIECMFGLDGLLNDTKGSGWKLVYVDYESDVLLVGDDPWEEFVGCVRCIRILSPSEVQQMSEEGMKLLNSGALQGINV; encoded by the exons ATGGCTTCCGTAGAAGAAAAGATTAAAACTGGAGGAGTAGGAGTAGGTGTTGGTGTTGGAGTTGTTGGGGgtcaaactcaaactcaaaatcTTGTTGCTGAGATGAAACTGCTGAAGGATTGTg GGGTGAGAAGGACTTTGAACTCAGAGTTATGGCATGCTTGTGCTGGCCCTCTTGTATCATTGCCTCAAGTTGGGAGCCTTGTGTATTACTTCCCTCAGGGACATAGTGAGCAG GTGGCAGCTTCTACTAGAAGAACAGCAACCTCACAGATTCCAAATTATCCTAGTCTCCAATCTCAGTTACTGTGCCAAGTTCAAAATGTCACACTACAT GCAGACAAGGAGACAGATGAAATCTATGCTCAAATGAGTCTCCAACCAGTGAATTCT GAAAAAGAAGTATTTCCTATATCTGATTTTGGGACAAAGCAAAGTAAACATCCCAGTGAGTTTTTCTGCAAAACTTTGACTGCTAGTGACACCAGCACACATGGTGGCTTTTCAGTTCCGCGAAGGGCGGCAGAGAAGCTCTTTCCTCAATTG GATTACACAATTCAGCCCCCAACACAAGAGCTTGTGGTTCGTGATTTGCATGACAATACCTGGACATTTCGACATATATACCGGG GTCAGCCAAAGAGACACCTTCTCACCACAGGGTGGAGTTTGTTTGTAGGCTCAAAAAGGCTTAGAGCAGGTGATTCTGTTCTTTTTATCAG GGATGAGATATCGCAATTGCGAGTTGGTGTGAGGCGTGCTAATCGTCAACAGACAACACTGCCGTCATCAGTACTCTCTGCTGATAGCATGCACATTGGTGTGCTTGCTGCTGCAGCTCATGCTGCTGCTAATCGCAGTCCATTCACTATTTTCTACAATCCTAG GGCATGTCCGTCAGAGTTTGTTATTCCGCTGGCTAAATACAGAAAGGCTGTGTATGCGAGTCAGCTCTCAGTTGGCATGAGGTTTGGTATGATGTTTGAGACAGAGGAATCGGGTAAGCGCAG ATATATGGGCACAATTGTTGGTATCAATGATGTGGATCCTTTGAGGTGGCCTGGTTCTAAGTGGCGAAATATTCAG GTGGAGTGGGATGAACCAGGGTGTGGTGATAAGCAGAATAGAGTTAGTGTATGGGATATTGAGACTCCTGAAAGCCTTTTCATCTTTCCTTCTTTGACTTCAAGTCTGAAAAGGCCATTACAATCTGGACTTTTAG AAAATGAGTGGGGAACTTTGTTAAGAAAACCTTTTATAAAAGCTCCTGAAAGTGGAGCAATGGAGCTCTCAAGCTCAATACCAAATCTATACCAAGAACAACTCATGAAAATGCTTTTTAAACCCCAAGCTGTTAACAACAATGGAGCTTTTCCTTCTCTCATGCAACAAGAATCTGCTGCTACAAGAGGTCCCTTGCAAGTAGATAACCAAAATGTTCATCTTGCAAGTACAGGGAGCATGACACTAAAAAATCCATGCTCACAATCTTCCCAAAACTCTCAAACCACACTGCTGAAAAGTGATCAGCCTGAAAAATTGCATCCTCAGCCCAGAATTGACAATCACCTAACTTCTGGAACAGTCACTGACAACAAGTCAAGGTTAGAATCTGAGGTGTTAGATCATGTGTTGGACTTTCCTTCCATGGAAGGATGCAAGATTGAAAAAATGGTCACAAATCCTATTAACCCTCAAAACCTAGCAAGCCACTTGACAATCAATAATCAAAACCAGAATCCATTACTCCCACAATCCAGTACATGGCCTATGCAGCACACTCAGTTAGAATCATCCTTATCTTATCCCCAAGTTATTGACATGTCCCAATCTGATTCGGCTATTGTGAATGGCACACTTCCGCAGCTAGACATTGAAGAATGGATGGCATATTCTTCTTGCCAACCTTTTGCTGGACAAAATAGATCGAATGGGCCTTTCTCAGATTTTCAAGAACATGCCTCACTTCAAGCTCAAGTAGTGAATAATCCCTCTTTAACTTCAACTAACCAAGAAGTGTTAGATCATTATGTcaagaatttgaagtttttcTCCCAAGCTGATCAACTAACATCCATCTATGGCTTCAACGGTATATCTAGTTCAAACAACTTGAGGGATCTCTCATCTGAAAGCAATAACCAAAGTGAAATTTGTGTGAATGTTGATGTTAGTAACAGTGTAAATACCACAACAGTTGATCCTTCTACTACTTCAAGTACCATTTTGGATGAGTTTTGCACAATGAAAGAGAGGGACTTTCAGCATCCACAAGAGTGCATGGTGGGAAACTTGAGTTGCAGCCAGGATGGCCAGTCTCAGATAACCTCAGCAAGTCTAGCAGAGTCACATGCCTTTTGTCTGAGAGACAACTCAGGTGGCACATCTTCAAGCCATGTTGATTTTGATGATAGCAGTCTTCTGCAGAATAACTCATGGCAGCAAGGTTCTACTCCCATCAGAACCTACACCAAG GTGCAAAAGGCAGGTTCTGTGGGAAGATCAATTGATGTCACTACTTTCAAGAACTATGAGGAGTTGATTCGCGCAATTGAATGCATGTTTGGACTCGATGGTTTGTTGAATGACACTAAAGGTTCCGGGTGGAAATTGGTGTATGTAGATTATGAGAGTGATGTTCTACTTGTAGGTGATGATCCTTGGGA AGAATTTGTGGGGTGTGTCCGGTGTATCAGAATTTTATCACCTTCAGAAGTTCAACAGATGAGTGAAGAGGGCATGAAGCTTCTGAATAGTGGAGCCTTGCAAGGGATCAATGTTTGA